The genomic stretch TAAAGGAATCATGCAAAATAAAGGGACACTGAGCAGTAAGCTCAAGCTCTGTACCCTATATTCACCAATCTTATCGGTGACCATTCCTCCTAACCATGAACCAATAACCGACCCTATTCCAAAAAAACTCAGGACAATTCCTGAATTTTCAATACTGAAATGTAAATGATCTGTCATATAAACTCCCAAGAAAGGAAGAACCATAGATCCTGCCCTGTTGATGAGCATTACCAACGCCAGCATCCAACTCTCCTGCGAGAGTCCTTTGAAAGAACTCGTGTATATATTTATTAGCTTCACAATAATAGGTTGGGGGAAAATTTGAAAGTGCAAAGTTAGGTAAAAATCGTTGCAAACACCTTTATTTTAAGCCTTTTTTACAAATAATGTTCATAAAAATAAACAATCAGCTGTATCCTGATAAAAATGAATATTTTTGATATATAAGAGATAATTACATTGATAAAAATTCGTAAATTGCAGTAAGAATAGACTTTTTGATCCTAAATTTAAAAAAAGTCTATAAAAAATCAACCCATAGTAAGAATGGTAACCTACGAAAGCTTACACGATACTCTGTCGTTTTACAGTATTGACTGTCGCCAATCCTATTATATCTCCTCTGGAAAACCCATTTTTGAATTCCCTAAAGTTCCTTTCAGGATGGATTACTATGCGCTCTGCATCTGTACTGCGGGAGAAGTGAGTGTTGAAATAGACCATCATCAGTATAAAGCAGATATACACAGTATTCTGGTTGCGGCTCCGTCTACCATTGTAAAATTCCTGAAAACCAGTCAGGATTTCAGAATGAAATTATTATTCTTTGATAAGAATTTTCTGATTAAAAATATCTCAAACCCTTTTATCATTGAGAAAATGAACCTGTTCTCCCAAGGTTCCTACAGCATTGTAAAGACCAGCCCTAAAAATGCTCTTGTGCTACAGAATCTTTTGGATTACCTTAAAAAGAAATCCAGAAAACAGGGAAAATTCACTGAAGAAATTGTTCGTACTATTATTTTCAATCTTCTGCTGGAAACTGCCGAGATTCTGGAAACTAAGCAGGCTACCTCTTCTGAAAAGGAAGAAGGTAAAAAAGATCTGTATCTTAAATTCAGTCAACTCATCCGGGAAAATATCAGACAGCACAGAACAGTTCAATTCTATGCCAGTCAGCTTTGTGTTTCCAACAAGTACCTTATTGAGATCATTAAAAAAGCCAGTGGAAAGACCCCTCATGAAGTCATTGATGAAACATTATTGAAAGAAGCGTATGTCATGCTGGGAAATCCGGACCTGACGATCTCTGAAATAGCTTTTGAACTTCAGTTCAATTCCGCCTCTGCTTTTGGCCGTTTTTTCAAAAAACATACTTCTGTTTCTCCGTCTGAGTATAGAATAAGTGAAAATATCCAGTCGTAAGAATTTGGGGACACTAATTCTGACATTAGGGATATACATTGCGTTTTGAATAGGGGTACCTTTATAATGTTCATTAAAAACAAAACAAAATGAGTACGATCAATTCAAAATTCGACAAAGTTTTAAATACCTCTGACCAGTTTGGGAAAGTAAACCACGAACCGGATTCAAGCAAAGAAGTTCAGATCAATACTCCTGAAAAGACAATGCCTTTTTCAGACCAGATCGGAAACTATCAAAGAAATAAAGGAATACCTTTACAATCCTACGAAAACAGCAAAATCTATATTGTCGGAAGCGGAATTGCAGGGATGTCTGCCGCTTACTATTTTATCCGTGATGGCCATGTTCCCGGCAAAAACATTATTTTCCTTGACCAACTTGCTATAGAAGGTGGTTCATTAGATGGAGCCGGAAATCCAAAAGATGGATATATCATCCGTGGCGGACGTGAAATGGATATGACTTATGAAAATCTATGGGATATATTCCAGGATATTCCTGCTTTGGAATTGCCTGCTCCCTACAGTGTCCTGGATGAATACCGTCTTATCAATGATAACGACCCTAATTATTCAAAAGCAAGATTAATTCATAACCAGGGGCAAATCCAGGATTTCAGTAAATTCGGATTGGAGAAAAAAGATCAGCTGGCGATTGTAAAACTTTTATTGAAGAAAAAAGAAGAGCTTGATGATCTCAGCATAGAAGATTATTTCTCAGAATCTTTCCTGAACAGTAACTTCTGGTTCTTCTGGCGTTCTATGTTTGCCTTTGAAAACTGGCACAGCTTACTGGAACTGAAACTGTATATGCACAGATTCCTTCACGCAATTGACGGAATGAAAGACTTTTCATGCCTGGTATTCCCAAAATACAACCAGTATGATACCTTTGTTACCCCTTTAAAAAACTTCCTGGTAGAGAAAGGAGTACAAATCCAGTTTGATACGTTGGTAAAAGATCTTGATGTTCATATTAATACGGAAGGAAAAACAGTGGAAGGCATCATTACCCAACAAAACGGAGAAGAAATCAGAATACCTATCGGAAAAGATGATTACGTAATTGTAACTACCGGATCCATGACAGAAAGTACTTTCTACGGAGACAACAATACAGTCCCGGAAGTCACCATAGATAACAGCAGTGCCGGACAAAGCGCTGGATGGAAATTATGGAAAAACCTTGCCGCTAAATCTGAAGTCTTCGGAAAACCTGAAAAATTCTGTAGTCATATTGAAAAATCCTCATGGGAGTCTGCCACATTAACATGCCGTCCTTCAGCATTCACAGAGAAATTGAAAGAGCTATGTGTGAATGATCCTTATTCCGGAAAAACAGCTACAGGAGGTATTATTACCATTACGGATTCTAATTGGGTAATGAGCTTTACCTGCAACAGGCAGCCGCACTTCCCTACTCAGCCGGATGATATTCTAGTAGTATGGGTATATGCCCTGCTGATGGATAAAGAAGGAAATTACATCAAAAAAACAATGCCTGAATGTACCGGAAATGAGATTCTTGCAGAACTGTGCTACCATCTCGGAATGACAGATCAGCTGGAGAATGTTATTGAGAATACAATCGTCCGTACTGCATTCATGCCATATATCACGTCTATGTTTATGCCGAGAGCTCAGGGAGACCGTCCTAGAGTAGTTCCTGAAGGCTGTACCAACTTAGGATTGGTTGGACAATTTGTAGAAACCAATAACGATGTGGTATTCACCATGGAAAGCTCTGTAAGAACAGCCAGAATAGCGGTTTATAATCTTCTTAACCTCAATAAACAGGTTCCGGATATTAATCCATTGCAGTATGATATCCGCCATTTATTAAAAGCCACTCAGGCATTGAATGACTATAAACCATTTCTTGGAGAAGGCATTTTAAGAAAAATTCTTAAAAACACTTACTTTGAGCATATATTGGTTGACCGCCCGGAAGAAAAAGAGGAACATGAGTCTTTCTTTATGGAACAGGTTGGAAGATTCCAAGACTGGATCAAAGGAGTTAAAGGTTAATCAACTCCCTATCATAAATATAAGGTTGTTTTAAGAGTAGATCTTTACTCTTAAAAACAACTTTCTTCAACACAAAAATCAATCTTATGGATTTTAAAAATATAACGATAGCCGGAAGTGGTGTATTAGGCTATCAGATTGCCTTCCAGACAGCTTATCACGGATTTAAAGTTACAGTTTATGATATCAGTGATGAAGTATTGGAAAAAGCTAAAAATAAGTTCACTGCTTTAAGTGAAGCCTATCAACAAGATTTACATGCAACACCGGAACAATTGGAGACAACCTTCAACAACCTCACCTATAGTTCTGATCTTGCAGAGTCGGTAAAAGATGCAGATCTTCTGATAGAAGCAGTTCCTGAAGACCCCAATATTAAAGTAGATTTTTACCATAAACTTTCCCAGATAGCTCCCCCAAAAACAGTATTTGCAACCAACTCCTCCACGCTTCTTCCGAGCCAGTTTGCCGAAGCAACAGGAAGGCCTGCACAATTTGTAGCACTCCATTTTGCCAATGAAATCTGGAAGCATAATACCGGGGAAATAATGCGTCATCCTGAAACTTCACAGGAAGTTTTTGACTCTATGATCAAATTTGCAAAAGCGATTGGTATGGTAGCATTGCCAATTTACAAAGAACAACCAGGATATATTGTCAACTCACTGCTTGTCCCACTGCTTGGGGCAGCTGTCAATCTTTGGGTAGATGAAGTTGCAGATATTGAAACAATTGATAAGACATGGATGGTAGCGACTGGTGCTCCGACGGGCCCGTTTGGGATATTAGATGTTGTGGGAATTAATACAGCGTATAATATCAACAAAATGGAAGCAGAAGAAACTCAGGATCCTTTAAAAATAAAAGCTGTTGAAAAATTAAAACAAGATTATATTGATAAGGGAAAACTGGGTGTTCTGAATGGTGAAGGGTTTTATAAATATCCTAATCCTGCTTATCAGGACAAAGATTTTCTGAAATAGATTTGATACTATATTTCAAACTATAAAAAAGCAGGGCTTATTTCTAAGCCCTGCTTTCGTTTTTTATGGATTCCTGAAAATTATTCAGGCTTATAAGAATCTTTTAGTGTTACAGTACGGTTGAATACCAATGAGGTATCCGTAGAATCCTGATCTTTCGTAAAATATCCAATTCTTTGGAACTGAAGCGGCTCTCCAACAGCCACATCTTTCAGACTTGGCTCTGCAAAACCTTGAACTGTAGTCACAGATTCAGGATTGATGAAGTTTAAGAAGTCTACATCTTTTTCAGCATCAGGCTGCTCTACTGTAAACAATTGATTGTAAATTCTTACCTCAACAGGGATAGCATGTTTAGCAGATACCCAGTGAAGTGTTCCTTTTACTTTTCTTAAGCTTTCTTCCGTTCCGCTTCCTGACTTACTTTTCTCATCATAAGTAGCATAAATGGTAGTAATTTCACCATTCTCATCTTTCTCTACTCTTTCAGCTTTGATGATGTATGCTGACTTTAAACGAACTTCTCCGCCTAGTTTCAGTCTGAAGAATTTATTATTAGCTTCTTCTTTGAAATCTTCACGTTCAATATACAATTCTCTTGAGAAAGGCATTTCTCTTGTTCCTGCATTTTCCTGTTCAGGATTGTTTTCAGTTTCTACCCATTCTTCTTGATCTTCAGGATAGTTTTCAATCACTAATTTTACAGGATCTACTACTGTCATTACACGCTTAGCCACCTTATTCAGGTCTTCACGTACACAGAAATCCAGTAACTGAATCTCGATCAGGTTTTCTCTTTTCGCAACTCCTACTTTTTCAATAAAGTTTCTGATAGCAGTTGGCGTAAACCCTTTTCTTCTCATTCCCGAGATCGTAGGCATTCTTGGATCGTCCCATCCTGTCACTACTCCTTCAGCTACCAATCTTTGTAGCTTTCTTTTAGAAGTAATCATATAAGAAACGTTCATTCTAGCAAACTCTCTCTGCTTGTTTTTCACCTTTCCTTCTTCGTAAACCTGATCCAGATACCAGTTGTACAATGGTCTGTGGTTTTCAAACTCTAAAGAACAAAGCGAGTGTGAAATTTGTTCAATATAATCGGATTCACCATGAGCCCAATCGTACATTGGATAAATTTTCCAAGCTGTACCTGTTCTGTGGTGAGGCTTATTCAATATTCTGTACATAACAGGGTCACGCATATTCATATTTGGTGAAACCATGTCGATTTTTGCACGAAGAGACATTGAACCACTTTCAAATTCTCCGTTTTTCATCCTTTCGAATAAATCTAAAGATTCTTCAACAGGACGGTTTCTGTACGGCGATTCAATACCTGGTTCTGCAGGATTTTTTCTTTGCTCGGTAATCACTTCAGAAGGTTGCTCGTCTACATAAGCTTTTCCTTCTTTAATTAATTGTACTGCCCAATCGTAAAGCTGCTGGAAGTAATCGGACGCATACAACACTTTATCCCATTTGAAACCTAACCATTCAACGTCTTTCATGATAGAATCTACGAATTCCTGTTCTTCTTTTTCAGGGTTCGTATCGTCAAAACGAAGGTTTACGGGAGCATTATATTTTTCGCCCAGTCCAAAGTTGATGCAGATGGCTTTTGTATGCCCTACATGCAGGTAACCGTTAGGTTCAGGCGGAAAACGGAAACGGATCTGATCCTTATTCAAACCGTTTGCCAGATCATCTTCAATAATTTGCTCAATAAAATTGAGTGATTTTTTTTCTTCTTCCATTAAATTAGCTTTTGTTTATAGCAAAAAAGTGATACAAAGTTACGGAAAATTTGGGGTTCATAAAAT from Chryseobacterium indologenes encodes the following:
- a CDS encoding helix-turn-helix domain-containing protein, with translation MVTYESLHDTLSFYSIDCRQSYYISSGKPIFEFPKVPFRMDYYALCICTAGEVSVEIDHHQYKADIHSILVAAPSTIVKFLKTSQDFRMKLLFFDKNFLIKNISNPFIIEKMNLFSQGSYSIVKTSPKNALVLQNLLDYLKKKSRKQGKFTEEIVRTIIFNLLLETAEILETKQATSSEKEEGKKDLYLKFSQLIRENIRQHRTVQFYASQLCVSNKYLIEIIKKASGKTPHEVIDETLLKEAYVMLGNPDLTISEIAFELQFNSASAFGRFFKKHTSVSPSEYRISENIQS
- a CDS encoding glutamine--tRNA ligase/YqeY domain fusion protein, producing the protein MEEEKKSLNFIEQIIEDDLANGLNKDQIRFRFPPEPNGYLHVGHTKAICINFGLGEKYNAPVNLRFDDTNPEKEEQEFVDSIMKDVEWLGFKWDKVLYASDYFQQLYDWAVQLIKEGKAYVDEQPSEVITEQRKNPAEPGIESPYRNRPVEESLDLFERMKNGEFESGSMSLRAKIDMVSPNMNMRDPVMYRILNKPHHRTGTAWKIYPMYDWAHGESDYIEQISHSLCSLEFENHRPLYNWYLDQVYEEGKVKNKQREFARMNVSYMITSKRKLQRLVAEGVVTGWDDPRMPTISGMRRKGFTPTAIRNFIEKVGVAKRENLIEIQLLDFCVREDLNKVAKRVMTVVDPVKLVIENYPEDQEEWVETENNPEQENAGTREMPFSRELYIEREDFKEEANNKFFRLKLGGEVRLKSAYIIKAERVEKDENGEITTIYATYDEKSKSGSGTEESLRKVKGTLHWVSAKHAIPVEVRIYNQLFTVEQPDAEKDVDFLNFINPESVTTVQGFAEPSLKDVAVGEPLQFQRIGYFTKDQDSTDTSLVFNRTVTLKDSYKPE
- a CDS encoding 3-hydroxyacyl-CoA dehydrogenase: MDFKNITIAGSGVLGYQIAFQTAYHGFKVTVYDISDEVLEKAKNKFTALSEAYQQDLHATPEQLETTFNNLTYSSDLAESVKDADLLIEAVPEDPNIKVDFYHKLSQIAPPKTVFATNSSTLLPSQFAEATGRPAQFVALHFANEIWKHNTGEIMRHPETSQEVFDSMIKFAKAIGMVALPIYKEQPGYIVNSLLVPLLGAAVNLWVDEVADIETIDKTWMVATGAPTGPFGILDVVGINTAYNINKMEAEETQDPLKIKAVEKLKQDYIDKGKLGVLNGEGFYKYPNPAYQDKDFLK
- a CDS encoding oleate hydratase — translated: MSTINSKFDKVLNTSDQFGKVNHEPDSSKEVQINTPEKTMPFSDQIGNYQRNKGIPLQSYENSKIYIVGSGIAGMSAAYYFIRDGHVPGKNIIFLDQLAIEGGSLDGAGNPKDGYIIRGGREMDMTYENLWDIFQDIPALELPAPYSVLDEYRLINDNDPNYSKARLIHNQGQIQDFSKFGLEKKDQLAIVKLLLKKKEELDDLSIEDYFSESFLNSNFWFFWRSMFAFENWHSLLELKLYMHRFLHAIDGMKDFSCLVFPKYNQYDTFVTPLKNFLVEKGVQIQFDTLVKDLDVHINTEGKTVEGIITQQNGEEIRIPIGKDDYVIVTTGSMTESTFYGDNNTVPEVTIDNSSAGQSAGWKLWKNLAAKSEVFGKPEKFCSHIEKSSWESATLTCRPSAFTEKLKELCVNDPYSGKTATGGIITITDSNWVMSFTCNRQPHFPTQPDDILVVWVYALLMDKEGNYIKKTMPECTGNEILAELCYHLGMTDQLENVIENTIVRTAFMPYITSMFMPRAQGDRPRVVPEGCTNLGLVGQFVETNNDVVFTMESSVRTARIAVYNLLNLNKQVPDINPLQYDIRHLLKATQALNDYKPFLGEGILRKILKNTYFEHILVDRPEEKEEHESFFMEQVGRFQDWIKGVKG